The following are from one region of the Thiohalomonas denitrificans genome:
- a CDS encoding Wzz/FepE/Etk N-terminal domain-containing protein: protein MNLPDKSAPESLPEFQRYADNENGLVDLWLILVRRRLLIAAVALFFGGLGVAFALVKSQEYSYSTTIEIGNRLVKDDVRPVEPPEAVQAKIETSHLPMILQQYRQVDPDANTYEFTARIPRSSRIVVLEAKGPLEKKETYLALLSSVVQKVQEDHQRIKNEAEKEMEIRRERIASTLASLESEEQLLKREAKRMEEVRALLERQVGEIHPTSAETNQNRVAAVNQTDTDLSAMTMMLLNNEIRVTRDRLMDNLRAQSEQRDEMSKLEIERINFEETRALVPPMQSLDPIGLDRKVIIVVSLIFGLMAGVFAAFFASFLSQVRKIELNNQ, encoded by the coding sequence ATGAACCTGCCTGACAAGAGTGCCCCGGAGAGTCTTCCTGAATTTCAACGTTATGCGGATAATGAGAACGGCCTGGTCGATCTCTGGCTGATTTTGGTGCGACGGCGGCTTTTAATCGCTGCTGTTGCGCTGTTCTTTGGTGGTTTGGGTGTTGCGTTTGCGCTTGTGAAGTCACAGGAATACAGCTATAGCACCACCATCGAAATTGGTAACCGGCTGGTCAAGGATGATGTGCGCCCCGTTGAGCCTCCGGAGGCGGTGCAAGCGAAGATTGAGACGAGTCATTTACCGATGATTCTGCAGCAGTACCGCCAGGTCGACCCAGATGCGAACACCTATGAATTTACCGCACGTATCCCCAGAAGTTCGAGAATCGTAGTACTTGAGGCAAAGGGACCTCTGGAAAAGAAAGAGACCTATCTGGCTCTGCTATCCAGCGTGGTGCAAAAGGTCCAGGAAGACCATCAGCGGATCAAAAATGAGGCTGAGAAGGAAATGGAGATCCGACGCGAGCGGATCGCAAGCACCCTGGCCTCGCTCGAAAGTGAGGAACAACTTCTCAAACGCGAAGCCAAACGCATGGAAGAGGTCAGGGCCCTGTTAGAACGGCAGGTCGGTGAAATCCATCCCACATCGGCAGAAACGAACCAAAACCGAGTCGCTGCCGTGAACCAGACGGACACCGATCTAAGCGCCATGACTATGATGCTTTTGAATAACGAAATCCGTGTGACCCGCGACCGCCTAATGGATAATTTGCGCGCTCAGTCCGAACAGCGCGACGAGATGTCCAAATTGGAGATTGAGCGAATCAACTTTGAGGAGACCCGTGCGCTGGTCCCACCGATGCAGTCGCTGGATCCGATCGGACTGGATCGCAAGGTGATTATTGTGGTGTCGCTCATTTTCGGGTTAATGGCAGGGGTATTTGCGGCATTCTTTGCGTCGTTTTTGTCACAGGTTCGAAAGATAGAACTGAATAACCAGTAA